Proteins co-encoded in one Phycodurus eques isolate BA_2022a chromosome 21, UOR_Pequ_1.1, whole genome shotgun sequence genomic window:
- the LOC133396562 gene encoding regulator of G-protein signaling 20, whose translation MGSERLEMRKRQQMQVHQEAAASVLHARHRMGNAPGNASNACCFCWCCCCSCSCLTVRGEDETIQRSTCDRRTDGANNCEESPKPTPEDARSWTTSFEKVMKSAAGRGCFRQFLRTEFSEENMMFWLACEELKKETNKTVVEDKVRQIYEDFISILSPKEVSLDSRVRDVINRNMLEPTSHTFDDAQQQIYTLMQRDSYPRYINSAAYTDLLKSLEEPPPMPPPPKP comes from the exons GCGGCTGGAGATGCGCAAGAGGCAGCAGATGCAGGTGCACCAGGAAGCCGCCGCCAGCGTCCTCCACGCCCGCCACAGGATGGGCAACGCCCCCGGCAACGCCTCCAACGCCTGCTGCTTctgctggtgctgctgctgcagctgctcctg TTTAACTGTCAGAGGCGAGGACGAGACAATCCAGAGGTCCACTTGTGATCGCAGGACCGATGGCGCCAATAACTGCGAAGAAAG CCCCAAGCCCACGCCGGAGGACGCTCGTTCCTGGACCACGTCGTTCGAGAAGGTGATGAAGAGCGCGGCGGGGCGCGGCTGCTTTCGCCAGTTCCTGCGCACCGAGTTCAGCGAGGAGAACATGATGTTCTGGCTGGCCTGCGAGGAGCTCAAGAAGGAGACCAACAAGACGGTGGTGGAGGACAAAGTACGGCAAATATACGAGGACTTCATCTCCATCCTTTCCCCGAAGGAG GTCAGCCTGGACTCGCGCGTGCGCGACGTGATCAACCGCAACATGCTGGAGCCCACTTCGCACACCTTTGACGACGCCCAGCAGCAGATCTACACGCTGATGCAGAGAGACTCGTACCCCCGCTACATCAACTCCGCCGCCTACACAGATCTGCTCAAGAGCCTGGAGGAGCCGCCGCCGATGCCGCCACCTCCGAAGCCGTAG
- the lypla1 gene encoding acyl-protein thioesterase 1 — MPFVLPTLLTFLLDHSLSSDFFTGTCRCCMCGNNMSAPLPAIVPAARKATAAVIFLHGLGDTGHGWAEAFGGIRMPHVKYICPHAPTMPVTLNMRMSMPSWFDIYGLSPEAEEDAAGIKRASDNIKAMIEQEVKNGIPSHRIILGGFSQGGALSLYTALTAQQRLAGVVALSCWLPLRNAFPQASAGGAHKDVPVLQCHGDADPLVPFSFGSRTADKLKSLLDPDNVTFKAYPGLPHSACPEEMVDIKRFIEKQLPAISDE, encoded by the exons ATGCCTTTCGTCCTTCCAACACTTTTGACATTTCTACTCGATCATTCGCTTAGTAGCGACTTCTTCACGGGTACCTGCCGTTGTTGTATGTGCGGTAATAACATGTCGGCGCCTCTACCTGCCATCGTGCCTGCTGCCCGCAAAGCCACCGCGGCG GTCATCTTTCTGCACGGCCTCGGTGACACAGG GCACGGCTGGGCAGAAGCGTTCGGTGGGATCAGGATGCCTCACGTCAAGTACATTTGTCCACATGC CCCTACCATGCCTGTCACCTTAAATATGCGAATGTCCATGCCTTCTTG GTTCGACATTTACGGCTTGAGTCCGGAAGCGGAAGAAGACGCGGCCGGCATCAAGAGAGCGTCAGACAACA TCAAAGCCATGATAGAGCAGGAAGTGAAGAACGGCATTCCCTCCCATCGAATCATCCTGGGTGGATTCTCGCAG GGCGGCGCTTTGTCGCTGTACACGGCTCTGACCGCCCAGCAGAGGCTGGCCGGGGTGGTCGCCCTCAGCTGCTGGCTTCCCCTGCGCAACGCCTTCCCCCAG GCGTCGGCGGGCGGCGCCCACAAGGACGTGCCCGTGCTGCAGTGCCACGGCGACGCCGACCCGCTGGTACCCTTCTCCTTCGGCAGTCGCACGGCCGATAAGCTGAAGAGCCTCCTGGACCCCGACAACGTCACCTTCAAGGCCTACCCGGGCCTTCCGCACAGCGCCTGTCCAGAG GAGATGGTGGACATCAAGCGTTTCATCGAGAAACAGCTGCCCGCCATCAGCGATGAATGA